A stretch of the Takifugu flavidus isolate HTHZ2018 chromosome 1, ASM371156v2, whole genome shotgun sequence genome encodes the following:
- the asb1 gene encoding ankyrin repeat and SOCS box protein 1: protein MADGPEADVDDPPSMHFPPLITVSDLPGTTAAGRNLKEWLQEQFCDKPLEQDDMRLHNAAYVGDLDTLRNLLQEEDFKWRINEKSVWCCGCLPCTPLRIAATAGHAACVSYLIAQGADVDLVDVKGQTALYVAVVNGHLDCVRILLEAGANPNGSRHHRSTPLYHAARVGRLDILQELIRFKADVDMDHQLGPRLLLSARTLNTLVVCPLYISAAYHHLDCFRLLLQAGAQPDFNYTGPVCQEALTRGLASCLLDAVLRHGCEVSFIHLLLDHGANPALVPWDESELEAPNRRKVDPEALQVFLEARRCPQRLTHLCRIRIRRTMGKSRLNRVPSLPLPQPIKNFLLHQG, encoded by the exons ATGGCCGACGGTCCGGAGGCGGATGTGGACGATCCGCCCAGCATGCACTTCCCCCCGCTGATCACCGTCTCGGATCTGCCCGGTACCACCGCTGCAG GCCGTAACCTAAAAGAATGGCTCCAGGAGCAGTTCTGTGATAAACCTCTGGAGCAGGATGACATGCGGCTCCACAACGCGGCCTATGTAGGAGACCTGGATACGCTGCGGAACCTGCTGCAAGAGGAAGACTTTAAATG GCGTATTAATGAGAAGTCTGTGTGGTGCTGTGGCTGTCTGCCCTGCACTCCTCTGCGGATTGCAGCCACAGCAGGACACGCTGCCTGCGTGTCCTACCTGATCGCCCAGGGCGCAGACGTGGACCTGGTGGACGTTAAAGGCCAAACGGCGCTCTACGTCGCCGTCGTCAACGGCCACCTGGACTGTGTGCGCATCCTCCTTGAGGCTGGGGCCAATCCCAATGGAAGCAGACACCACCGCAGCACCCCGCTGTACCACGCCGCGCGGGTGGGCAGATTGGACATCCTGCAGGAGCTCATCAG ATTCAAGGCAGACGTAGACATGGACCACCAGCTCGGCCCCCGCCTGCTCTTAAGTGCTCGCACCCTGAACACGCTGGTTGTGTGTCCCCTGTACATCAGCGCAGCCTATCACCACTTAGACTGTTTCCGGCTGCTACTCCAGGCTGGTGCTCAGCCTGATTTCAATTACACGGGGCCCGTTTGCCAGGAGGCCCTGACCCGCGGCCTGGCCTCGTGTCTGCTGGATGCCGTGCTGCGGCACGGCTGCGAGGTGTCCTTCATCCACCTGCTGCTAGACCACGGGGCCAACCCAGCTCTGGTGCCCTGGGAtgagtcagagctggaggctccTAATAGGAGGAAAGTGGATCCGGAAGCACTTCAGGTCTTCCTGGAGGCGAGGA GATGCCCTCAGAGGCTGACGCATCTGTGCCGTATCAGGATCCGCAGAACGATGGGCAAAAGCCGCTTAAACCGCGTGCCCTCCCTGCCGCTGCCGCAGCCCATCAAGAACTTCCTGCTGCACCAAGGCTGA